In one Brevibacillus choshinensis genomic region, the following are encoded:
- a CDS encoding ABC transporter permease → MNVLRRLRNPVLFNEWKMRMRTQRSPWIIFLYLLVLGGITLLYIFLMTNGGSYYNPNETRELFMMLSILQLGMICFVVPGLTAGVISGERERQTLSILLTTNVSATRLIVGKWLSSLSFMIFLVFATVPLYAIVFLYGGISPTQLIQVFGFYVITMFGIGSIGVLLSTLIKRTGIATVVSYAVVFGFSIGSSVLAEIIRELIRYQRRNLNYPSGPMPVWPDLLHSINPLFAMLNIFDEGPVQDLRRTSNPTSFLLNVDPFWYYVLFFALVTVVCLLLAIYFIQPVRPRLRRAAEEQ, encoded by the coding sequence ATGAACGTCTTGAGACGATTGCGCAACCCGGTCTTGTTCAACGAATGGAAGATGCGCATGCGGACGCAGCGTTCGCCGTGGATTATCTTCCTCTATCTGTTGGTGCTAGGCGGTATCACGCTTCTCTATATCTTTTTGATGACGAACGGCGGGAGCTACTACAATCCGAATGAGACACGAGAGCTGTTCATGATGCTCTCGATTTTACAGCTCGGGATGATTTGCTTTGTTGTACCCGGACTCACTGCTGGCGTCATTTCAGGAGAGCGGGAACGACAGACGCTCAGTATTTTGCTCACCACCAACGTCAGTGCAACCCGATTGATTGTGGGCAAATGGCTGTCGTCTCTGAGCTTCATGATCTTTCTCGTATTTGCGACGGTGCCTTTGTACGCCATCGTCTTTTTGTACGGTGGGATTTCTCCTACACAGCTGATTCAGGTCTTCGGCTTTTACGTGATTACGATGTTTGGGATTGGTAGCATTGGTGTCCTGCTCTCTACGCTGATCAAACGGACGGGGATCGCGACAGTCGTCAGTTATGCGGTCGTCTTTGGCTTTTCGATCGGGTCCAGTGTGTTGGCGGAGATCATTCGCGAATTGATTCGTTATCAGCGGCGAAATTTGAACTATCCGTCTGGTCCGATGCCCGTCTGGCCAGATCTCTTGCACAGCATCAATCCTCTGTTTGCGATGCTGAACATTTTTGATGAAGGACCCGTACAGGACTTGCGTCGCACGAGCAATCCTACGAGCTTCCTGTTGAACGTCGATCCTTTCTGGTACTACGTCCTCTTCTTTGCTTTGGTGACCGTGGTCTGCTTGCTGCTGGCGATCTATTTTATTCAGCCCGTACGGCCGCGTCTGCGCAGAGCAGCTGAGGAGCAATAA
- a CDS encoding multicopper oxidase family protein, with protein MPDFEALAGVDQGLYLILLLLTLLPALGVKSLVFRPIGGAMASSARWTFCLTGLALLVSLGQWGSTWLLYESFGWLYIKDKLLGFLPLILLPAIVTAMVSIPRLWRLSTRHPIVVPFVAVQGMARASADEETAWRQEAAAPEMIVPIQALSLGAFLAATLQFILPSVTLQKEMLMIAWGVLLAGSSALWIWHSWRQQRYGQSGILHRSNLIVRFLQGTFVLLLLTACSVTWLKLERQSSLLPDQMSMTNHTTIDTGKMQASAVDHAQHASAATPIQTIRVTDLSGPQTGVPDRQFRLIAQKAKIHLPSGKVVEALTYNGQYPGPELRIKQGELIEVVLENKDIPEGVTIHWHGLNVPNAEDGVAGATQDAVLPGEKHRYRFVAQQSGTYWYHSHQQSAEQVKKGLLGAFVIEPATPTGSPAAPKLDLSLVHHKLGGGAGITLNGMDGLLKERVVPGTQVRLRLINADSFPATLQLQGTSFQVAAIDGNEIHEPNLIANQTLLLAAGGRYDVTFSMPKQSVFISQSKASNEHGLLLSPDGTGEAPVLHPDLPVFDPASYGSPQTLPFDLLTRYDRDFRLVFDVQLGFYNGQLDGLWTINGKVFPNTPMMMVKEGELVKMTFINRSYMDHPMHLHGHHMLVLSRNGIPTTGSPWWTDTLNVAPGETYEVAFRADNPGLWMDHCHNLNHAASGMTMHLLYEGVTSPFQVGHQTRNQPE; from the coding sequence ATGCCGGATTTTGAAGCGCTCGCGGGGGTCGATCAAGGGCTGTACTTGATTCTGTTGCTTCTCACCTTGCTCCCAGCCTTAGGGGTCAAATCGCTCGTCTTTCGTCCCATAGGTGGAGCCATGGCAAGCAGCGCTCGCTGGACCTTTTGCCTGACCGGCCTGGCTTTACTCGTTTCCCTCGGTCAATGGGGATCGACCTGGCTTTTGTACGAATCCTTTGGCTGGCTGTACATAAAAGACAAATTGCTCGGCTTTCTCCCGCTCATCCTGCTTCCTGCTATCGTGACGGCGATGGTCTCGATTCCGCGTCTGTGGCGATTGTCTACCCGCCATCCTATCGTCGTTCCTTTCGTCGCAGTCCAAGGGATGGCTAGGGCTAGCGCTGATGAAGAGACAGCATGGCGACAGGAAGCCGCTGCGCCAGAAATGATCGTGCCAATTCAAGCCCTGTCCCTAGGTGCATTTCTCGCTGCCACACTGCAATTTATCCTCCCTTCCGTCACTTTACAGAAAGAGATGCTCATGATTGCCTGGGGTGTACTACTCGCAGGCTCTTCTGCCCTCTGGATCTGGCACTCGTGGCGGCAGCAGCGCTACGGTCAATCGGGTATCCTGCATCGCTCTAATCTGATCGTTCGATTCTTGCAAGGTACCTTCGTTTTGTTGTTGCTCACAGCTTGCTCCGTTACATGGTTGAAACTCGAAAGACAATCAAGTCTACTTCCTGATCAGATGAGTATGACGAATCATACAACGATCGATACCGGAAAGATGCAAGCGTCTGCCGTTGATCACGCGCAGCACGCTTCTGCTGCAACTCCGATTCAGACTATCCGCGTGACAGATCTGAGCGGACCACAAACAGGAGTCCCCGATCGCCAGTTTCGCCTCATCGCTCAAAAAGCAAAGATCCATCTTCCCTCTGGTAAAGTCGTAGAGGCCTTGACTTACAACGGGCAATATCCTGGTCCAGAGCTACGGATAAAACAAGGTGAGCTGATCGAGGTCGTACTGGAAAACAAAGACATCCCCGAGGGCGTCACCATCCATTGGCATGGCCTGAATGTCCCAAATGCCGAGGACGGAGTAGCAGGAGCGACCCAGGATGCTGTACTGCCTGGCGAAAAGCATCGGTACCGATTTGTCGCGCAGCAATCGGGAACGTACTGGTACCATTCGCACCAGCAATCTGCTGAACAGGTCAAAAAAGGACTACTGGGAGCGTTCGTCATTGAACCTGCAACGCCGACAGGATCACCTGCTGCCCCCAAGCTCGATCTCTCTCTTGTACACCACAAGCTCGGAGGCGGTGCTGGAATCACGCTAAATGGCATGGACGGCCTTTTGAAAGAAAGGGTCGTACCCGGCACGCAGGTCCGGTTGCGCCTCATCAATGCAGACAGCTTCCCTGCGACACTCCAATTGCAGGGGACTTCTTTTCAAGTCGCAGCCATCGACGGCAACGAGATCCATGAACCGAATCTGATTGCCAACCAAACGTTATTGCTCGCAGCGGGTGGACGATATGATGTCACCTTCTCTATGCCAAAGCAGAGTGTCTTCATTTCCCAATCAAAAGCAAGTAATGAACATGGCCTTCTGCTTAGCCCAGATGGTACGGGAGAAGCCCCTGTACTCCATCCGGATCTGCCGGTATTTGATCCTGCCAGCTACGGCAGCCCTCAGACGTTGCCCTTTGATTTGCTGACCCGGTACGACCGGGATTTTCGCCTTGTCTTCGACGTCCAGCTCGGTTTTTACAACGGACAGCTAGATGGACTTTGGACGATCAACGGCAAGGTTTTCCCGAATACTCCGATGATGATGGTGAAAGAAGGCGAACTCGTCAAGATGACCTTCATCAACCGTAGCTACATGGATCACCCGATGCATTTGCACGGTCATCACATGCTGGTGCTCAGCCGGAATGGTATCCCTACAACAGGCAGCCCGTGGTGGACAGATACCCTCAATGTTGCTCCCGGCGAAACCTACGAGGTAGCATTCCGTGCCGATAACCCCGGGCTATGGATGGATCATTGCCACAACCTCAACCATGCTGCTTCTGGAATGACGATGCACCTTTTGTACGAGGGTGTGACTTCGCCTTTTCAAGTCGGGCATCAGACCCGCAACCAACCAGAATAA
- a CDS encoding DUF58 domain-containing protein, with product MSGHLLDPSWLARLERLQMASKRAASGSQAGLRRAKQLGSSMEFADYRSYVPGDDLRQLDWNAYARSGKLFLKKYLDETQLHVNLYIDCSRSMSHGHSGKMERAVQLAAAFGYLSLCHLDHVSVYAFDRQMVSSVRGLQGKSQAPRLLGYLAGLSPGEVGDLNQALRSPGAVSGKAGISIVLSDFLFESGYDKGIAFLQAARQDVIMVQVLAREELDPTYQGELRLIDSETQQAKEVSLTGQLLEEYRKSVRQYQQELTSFAYGRGISFLGIEAEQSVESIVFQVFRQAGIIR from the coding sequence ATGAGTGGTCACTTGTTGGACCCGAGCTGGCTCGCGAGGCTGGAACGCTTGCAGATGGCTAGCAAGCGGGCCGCGAGCGGGAGTCAGGCAGGGCTGCGGCGAGCCAAGCAGCTGGGTAGCTCGATGGAGTTTGCCGATTATCGCTCGTACGTGCCAGGGGACGATTTGCGGCAGCTGGACTGGAACGCCTATGCACGCTCGGGCAAGCTCTTTCTGAAAAAGTATTTAGACGAGACGCAGTTGCATGTGAATCTGTACATCGACTGTAGTCGCTCGATGAGTCATGGACATTCGGGGAAAATGGAGCGCGCTGTCCAATTGGCAGCAGCGTTCGGTTACCTTTCCCTTTGTCATTTGGATCACGTTTCGGTGTACGCCTTTGATCGGCAGATGGTGTCGTCGGTACGGGGACTGCAAGGGAAGAGCCAAGCTCCCCGACTATTGGGGTATTTGGCAGGACTTTCGCCGGGTGAGGTAGGCGATCTGAATCAGGCGCTGCGATCACCGGGTGCTGTCAGTGGCAAGGCAGGTATTTCCATCGTCTTGTCTGACTTTTTGTTTGAGAGCGGCTACGACAAAGGTATCGCCTTTTTGCAAGCAGCCAGACAAGACGTCATTATGGTGCAGGTGCTAGCGCGAGAAGAGCTCGATCCCACTTATCAAGGGGAGCTGCGTCTCATCGACTCGGAGACGCAGCAGGCCAAAGAAGTCTCATTGACCGGGCAACTGCTGGAGGAGTATCGCAAAAGTGTACGGCAATATCAGCAGGAGCTGACCTCCTTTGCTTACGGGAGGGGAATCTCCTTTCTGGGGATCGAGGCCGAGCAGTCCGTTGAATCGATTGTCTTTCAAGTATTTCGCCAAGCCGGCATCATTCGCTAG
- a CDS encoding VWA domain-containing protein yields the protein MGINFVQPLFLLLLLPVGYVMYRWWRKEQQMPIGRKTVIATLRALVFLLLVMALAGIQWLTPVQAKTIVFVVDRSASMKDDLRIATFLREAIEEKKPEDQYAVVAVGEKAAVDQPLTTRNEVQPLGVEVNRNATNLAEGIRLAAAMIPSHARGKVVLLTDGVATSGDTARQTQLAVNRGIAVDAVSLQQPQGEEVLLSAVQMPQRLYAGEEYTISVDVESTLATEATLRLYEGNQEAGSQTVSIEKGKNRFVFSQKAMHEGFHRYRVEIEPRNDTVQANNQATAYTQVAGAPVVLVVEGHPGAASNLVNALKAGHMRVDVKDLKLLPKQLEGYKQYATAVLADVSATQMNDADMERMRTAVRDLGMGLIMTGGADSFGMGGWFQTPIEEALPVHMDLRGKEELPSLGLQLVIDKSGSMTGDARGVDKMELAKEAAIRATTMMNGQDQIGVIAFDGTPWEVVAPQSVTKLETIQQQIGSIYADGGTDIFPALQMAYERVKTMNTKRKHVILLTDGQSGLDDDYAGLLQQMTAENITVSTVAVGDDADTQLLQMIADGGKGRYYFAADAESIPKIFSKETALASRTFIVEKPQEPTRTGAGGWSSLRQALPPLRAYIATTLKQTAEMPLVSIDEDPILARWQYGLGRAVAWTSDIEGKWAPDWVSWGGNSRLWNEVVAWTLPQVTEGAWKTETRLVGSTGQVTVSLPAGTSMPQELEAVVLNQEMQREVIRLKPTAPGMLAGEFATADPGSYMIQIVEKASGQVVASQTTGLTVAYSPEYGMPRNGEKELLGWLTTGGGTLIAKPAEAFAGSLPDKWDTQSISEWLLMLAALLWPFDVAARRLQLPDHWWVKVSSLRRRKPQATSASERHSVLSQLGEKRTSSQQDRQRASSAVDVKGITSRTVSVQEATTSRKQEPAKEAAAADKTFNRLLEAKKRRTK from the coding sequence GTGGGTATTAATTTTGTGCAGCCACTGTTCCTGTTGCTCCTCCTCCCTGTCGGGTATGTCATGTATCGCTGGTGGCGAAAAGAGCAGCAAATGCCTATCGGCAGAAAAACGGTCATTGCTACGCTTCGTGCACTCGTTTTTCTGCTACTAGTCATGGCGCTAGCAGGAATTCAATGGTTGACGCCCGTCCAGGCAAAGACCATCGTGTTTGTAGTGGATCGTTCGGCATCGATGAAAGATGACCTGCGAATAGCCACATTTTTGCGAGAAGCGATCGAGGAGAAGAAGCCAGAGGACCAATATGCAGTTGTAGCTGTTGGAGAAAAGGCAGCAGTGGACCAACCGTTGACGACGCGTAATGAAGTACAGCCGTTAGGCGTAGAGGTGAACCGCAACGCGACGAATCTAGCAGAGGGAATCCGCCTTGCTGCTGCGATGATTCCCAGCCACGCACGGGGAAAAGTCGTCCTGCTGACGGATGGAGTGGCGACAAGCGGGGATACCGCCCGGCAGACCCAGCTTGCGGTGAATCGGGGAATCGCGGTAGATGCCGTTTCCTTGCAGCAGCCGCAGGGTGAGGAAGTGCTCTTATCTGCCGTGCAGATGCCACAGCGCTTGTACGCAGGAGAAGAGTATACGATCAGCGTAGATGTGGAGAGCACGTTGGCTACAGAGGCAACCTTGCGTCTGTATGAGGGGAACCAGGAAGCCGGTAGTCAGACAGTTTCCATCGAGAAGGGGAAAAATCGCTTCGTCTTCTCGCAAAAGGCCATGCATGAGGGCTTTCACCGCTACCGGGTAGAAATCGAGCCTCGTAACGATACCGTGCAGGCCAACAATCAGGCAACGGCATACACACAAGTAGCAGGAGCGCCTGTGGTCCTTGTAGTAGAGGGCCACCCGGGAGCGGCGAGCAATCTGGTCAATGCGCTGAAAGCGGGCCATATGCGCGTAGACGTAAAGGACTTGAAGCTGCTGCCAAAACAATTGGAAGGCTACAAGCAATACGCGACGGCCGTGCTGGCTGACGTATCTGCTACGCAAATGAATGATGCAGATATGGAGCGCATGCGGACCGCTGTACGCGATTTGGGCATGGGGCTCATCATGACAGGTGGAGCGGACAGCTTCGGTATGGGTGGCTGGTTTCAGACTCCGATTGAAGAAGCCTTACCTGTTCATATGGATCTCAGAGGGAAAGAAGAGCTTCCTTCGCTGGGGCTACAGCTGGTGATCGACAAGTCAGGCAGTATGACTGGCGACGCGCGTGGTGTAGACAAAATGGAGCTGGCCAAGGAAGCGGCCATCCGCGCTACCACGATGATGAACGGTCAGGACCAGATTGGGGTCATCGCTTTCGACGGGACTCCCTGGGAAGTGGTAGCTCCACAGTCCGTCACCAAGCTGGAAACGATTCAACAGCAGATCGGCAGTATTTATGCGGATGGCGGGACGGATATTTTTCCTGCACTTCAGATGGCGTATGAACGAGTAAAGACCATGAACACCAAGCGCAAGCACGTCATCCTGCTGACAGATGGGCAATCTGGGCTGGATGACGATTACGCCGGCCTACTTCAGCAGATGACGGCAGAGAACATCACGGTGTCGACCGTCGCTGTCGGGGATGATGCGGATACCCAGCTGCTGCAGATGATTGCCGATGGAGGCAAAGGCAGATACTACTTTGCCGCCGATGCTGAATCCATCCCCAAAATCTTTAGCAAGGAAACGGCATTGGCGAGCCGTACCTTTATCGTGGAAAAGCCGCAAGAGCCGACCCGTACCGGAGCAGGTGGCTGGTCATCCTTGCGACAGGCCTTGCCGCCACTGCGAGCCTATATCGCGACAACGCTGAAACAGACGGCGGAAATGCCATTGGTCAGCATAGACGAAGATCCGATCCTCGCCCGATGGCAGTATGGTCTGGGGAGGGCTGTTGCGTGGACGAGTGATATCGAAGGAAAATGGGCACCAGATTGGGTGAGCTGGGGAGGAAACAGCCGGCTCTGGAACGAAGTGGTTGCCTGGACATTGCCACAGGTTACGGAAGGAGCATGGAAAACGGAGACGCGCCTGGTTGGATCTACTGGACAAGTGACCGTATCACTACCTGCTGGTACTTCGATGCCACAGGAGCTGGAAGCTGTCGTGCTCAATCAGGAGATGCAGCGTGAGGTCATACGACTGAAACCGACCGCGCCAGGGATGCTGGCTGGTGAATTTGCGACAGCCGATCCGGGTTCTTATATGATTCAAATTGTGGAGAAAGCAAGCGGGCAAGTAGTCGCGAGTCAGACGACAGGTTTGACGGTAGCTTATTCGCCAGAGTACGGAATGCCACGAAATGGCGAGAAAGAATTGCTAGGCTGGCTGACGACGGGTGGTGGCACCCTGATTGCAAAGCCAGCAGAAGCATTTGCGGGTAGCCTGCCTGACAAATGGGATACACAATCGATCAGCGAATGGTTACTTATGCTGGCGGCCCTCCTCTGGCCGTTTGATGTGGCAGCACGTCGACTGCAGCTTCCGGATCACTGGTGGGTGAAGGTGTCCAGCCTACGGCGCCGAAAGCCCCAGGCCACATCTGCTTCTGAAAGACATTCGGTGTTGTCACAACTAGGGGAGAAGCGCACAAGCTCGCAGCAAGATCGTCAACGTGCATCCTCTGCAGTCGATGTGAAAGGAATAACATCGCGTACAGTAAGTGTCCAAGAAGCGACGACCTCCCGAAAACAGGAGCCTGCAAAAGAAGCCGCCGCTGCAGATAAAACATTCAACCGCTTGCTGGAAGCGAAAAAACGAAGGACCAAGTGA
- a CDS encoding AAA family ATPase, with protein MAQQTLEECLHRVELVRQEIGKVLVGQKDVVEQLLWAVFAGGHALLEGVPGLGKTLLVRTLSQAFELSFQRIQFTPDLMPTDITGTNILRVDEKGQQAFSFQPGPIFAHVVLADEINRATPKTQSALLEAMQERTVSAGGVTRSLPDPFFVLATQNPLEQEGTYPLPEAQMDRFLLKIDVPYPTEEELKAIVRQTTTGHSARVEKVAAADQIAEIQQAAREVLVADPVLDYAVKLLLATHPGEHSVASVNQYVRNGAGPRGVQAMISLAKVRALLSGRYNLAYEDVAAVALPALRHRVFLNFEGEANGIRPDQIVRDILDGMGMQQA; from the coding sequence ATGGCACAACAAACGTTGGAAGAATGTCTGCATCGGGTAGAACTCGTCAGACAGGAAATCGGAAAAGTACTGGTAGGGCAAAAAGACGTCGTAGAGCAGCTGCTCTGGGCAGTCTTTGCCGGGGGACATGCGCTCCTGGAAGGTGTGCCCGGTCTGGGGAAAACGCTGTTGGTACGGACCTTGTCTCAAGCATTCGAGCTGTCCTTTCAACGCATCCAGTTTACACCTGACCTGATGCCGACAGATATCACGGGGACGAACATCCTACGTGTAGACGAAAAGGGGCAGCAAGCGTTTAGCTTTCAACCGGGACCGATTTTTGCCCATGTGGTCTTGGCTGACGAGATCAACCGGGCGACGCCGAAGACACAGAGTGCATTGCTAGAAGCCATGCAGGAGCGCACTGTTTCGGCTGGTGGCGTGACCCGTTCGCTGCCAGACCCGTTCTTCGTCCTAGCTACACAAAATCCCTTGGAGCAGGAAGGCACATATCCGTTGCCAGAGGCGCAAATGGACCGCTTCTTGCTTAAAATTGATGTTCCGTATCCGACTGAAGAAGAGCTAAAGGCCATCGTGCGTCAGACGACCACAGGGCACTCAGCCCGTGTCGAGAAGGTGGCGGCAGCGGATCAGATCGCGGAAATCCAACAGGCAGCACGGGAGGTCCTGGTCGCAGATCCAGTGCTGGACTATGCGGTCAAGCTGCTGCTCGCCACCCATCCGGGGGAACATTCAGTGGCCTCCGTCAATCAATATGTGCGCAACGGGGCAGGCCCTCGGGGTGTTCAGGCCATGATCTCGCTGGCAAAAGTGCGCGCTCTGCTGTCTGGTCGCTACAATTTGGCGTATGAGGATGTTGCAGCTGTCGCTTTGCCAGCGCTTCGCCATCGGGTTTTTCTCAATTTCGAAGGAGAGGCAAACGGCATCCGTCCCGATCAAATCGTCCGCGATATTTTGGATGGAATGGGGATGCAGCAGGCATGA
- a CDS encoding vWA domain-containing protein: protein MQWMALGNMWFALIIPAIIVLYLLKRKVEDRVVPSTLLWQRTLQNWEAVRPWEKLRRNLLLFLQVLAAVLLVLALLRPAVSTDGVTTDHTVLVIENAGSMQTREGEQTRLEKAMTAASGLVEKLGNGQTITLIEAGREPKVLLSKSSDQQQLLEAIKHLSPSYGSADTGAALSLAGAIAANETGSGVIWMGDGAADRTVELNAAAYPDHFRFMQMGMTRENTAIGAFVTQTGTNGVNGLVRIDNHGSRVAKGNVTIYDQDEKLLDTDSFSVDPGASRTITWDQLTAAPVYQAVIESQQDGLSSDNEAWSVPFTTGVGKAALVSPTGNRFLHQALQTVGSMEVENMQQLPEKKGEARDVWVFDGVVPDRLPDGNVLLIAPERAVDWLPYEGKRELDEQPKALTTDDSLLRYVDWRDVHVAKSAVLGDMPGMKTLVQAGSTDLVQAGTINGRRVVIVVFDLHDSDLPLRPAFPIFMQNVITWLAPTQAAPIGPAYPGEVLSVPLSPGATKRMLTNPDGQQQSIQATGTSWMLTVPDRTGLYRVDETLDSGQKSRYFAVQMKETESDITPKTIRLGTNGEAQQGEGNQQTANAAGSRELMTWLAALALLAMFVEWRVYQRGY, encoded by the coding sequence ATGCAGTGGATGGCACTTGGCAACATGTGGTTCGCACTCATCATCCCGGCGATCATCGTCCTCTATCTACTCAAGCGAAAGGTCGAGGATCGAGTCGTTCCCAGCACATTGTTGTGGCAACGCACGCTGCAAAACTGGGAAGCGGTAAGACCGTGGGAAAAGCTGCGGCGCAATCTGCTCTTGTTTTTGCAGGTACTGGCAGCCGTATTGCTGGTGCTAGCCTTGCTTAGACCGGCTGTTTCCACGGACGGCGTTACGACGGATCATACCGTACTAGTCATCGAAAATGCAGGCAGTATGCAGACACGAGAAGGGGAGCAGACGAGACTGGAGAAAGCCATGACCGCAGCGTCTGGATTGGTTGAGAAGCTGGGCAACGGACAGACCATCACCTTGATCGAAGCTGGAAGGGAGCCGAAGGTCTTGCTTTCCAAAAGCTCGGATCAGCAACAGCTCTTGGAAGCTATCAAACATCTTTCCCCTTCGTACGGAAGTGCAGATACGGGGGCAGCCCTTTCCTTGGCGGGTGCGATCGCGGCGAACGAGACGGGCAGTGGCGTCATCTGGATGGGTGATGGAGCAGCTGACCGCACCGTCGAGCTCAATGCCGCTGCGTATCCCGACCACTTTCGCTTCATGCAAATGGGAATGACGCGAGAAAATACAGCGATTGGCGCGTTTGTGACACAGACCGGGACAAATGGTGTCAACGGACTCGTTCGCATCGACAATCATGGCAGCCGAGTGGCAAAAGGGAATGTGACGATCTACGACCAGGATGAGAAGCTTCTCGATACGGATTCCTTTTCAGTGGATCCGGGTGCATCCCGTACGATTACGTGGGATCAATTGACGGCCGCTCCAGTCTATCAGGCCGTTATCGAGTCACAGCAGGATGGACTTTCCAGTGACAACGAGGCGTGGAGCGTTCCATTTACGACAGGGGTGGGTAAAGCAGCGCTCGTTTCGCCCACAGGCAATCGTTTTCTGCACCAAGCCCTGCAGACGGTTGGCAGCATGGAAGTGGAGAACATGCAGCAACTGCCTGAGAAAAAAGGAGAAGCGCGGGATGTATGGGTGTTTGATGGCGTTGTTCCAGATCGCCTGCCCGATGGAAATGTGCTGCTGATCGCGCCAGAACGTGCCGTGGACTGGCTCCCGTACGAAGGAAAACGAGAGTTGGATGAGCAACCGAAAGCCTTAACCACAGACGATTCCTTGCTCCGTTATGTGGACTGGCGGGATGTGCATGTAGCGAAGTCAGCAGTCTTAGGAGATATGCCGGGGATGAAAACGTTGGTCCAAGCAGGATCTACAGATCTCGTCCAAGCGGGGACTATCAATGGAAGACGCGTGGTAATCGTCGTGTTTGACCTGCACGATTCCGATTTGCCATTGCGTCCAGCCTTTCCCATCTTCATGCAAAATGTGATTACATGGCTCGCGCCTACACAAGCAGCTCCGATCGGCCCTGCCTATCCTGGAGAGGTGCTTTCCGTTCCATTGTCTCCCGGCGCGACCAAGCGGATGCTGACGAATCCTGATGGGCAGCAGCAGTCCATCCAGGCAACAGGGACGAGCTGGATGCTGACGGTACCTGATCGTACAGGACTGTACCGAGTAGATGAGACACTGGATTCGGGTCAGAAGAGCAGGTATTTTGCCGTGCAGATGAAGGAAACTGAGTCCGATATAACTCCAAAGACGATTCGGCTGGGGACAAATGGGGAGGCGCAGCAGGGCGAAGGGAATCAGCAGACAGCAAATGCTGCTGGTAGCCGGGAGCTGATGACATGGCTGGCGGCACTCGCTTTGCTCGCCATGTTTGTGGAATGGAGGGTGTATCAGCGTGGGTATTAA
- a CDS encoding ABC transporter ATP-binding protein, which yields MIQIQNLRKRYGKMEALKGLTLEIDKGTVFGFVGPNGAGKSTTMSILATLLEPTSGKAYVGGFEVTKNPKEVRKLIGYMPDFFGVYDNLTAEEYLDFYGANYDIPLAERKQIIPQLLELVNLSHKRDAYVDSLSRGMKQRLGLARSLVHNPEVLILDEPASGLDPRARIELREILKELRDMGKTIIISSHILPELAEMCDVIGIIEEGDLVAFGRVDEIYAKMQEKRVLRIRLTDRVEEAMTRLREMPVVSGVTREGNWVVVGFAGNDEQQVHLLHDLTTAGYPVAAFNEAEGNLEEIFLEITKGVGS from the coding sequence GTGATCCAAATACAAAACCTGCGAAAACGATACGGAAAGATGGAGGCGCTCAAAGGGCTGACCCTCGAAATTGACAAAGGGACGGTATTTGGCTTCGTTGGACCAAATGGAGCAGGCAAATCAACGACCATGTCCATCTTGGCGACTTTGCTGGAACCGACGAGCGGAAAAGCGTACGTGGGTGGCTTTGAGGTTACGAAGAATCCAAAGGAAGTGCGCAAGCTGATCGGATACATGCCTGACTTTTTCGGTGTGTACGACAATCTGACGGCGGAAGAATATCTCGATTTTTACGGGGCCAACTACGATATCCCCCTTGCCGAACGCAAGCAGATTATCCCGCAGCTGCTTGAGCTGGTGAATCTGAGCCACAAGCGTGATGCTTATGTCGATTCACTCTCACGTGGAATGAAGCAGCGACTGGGTCTCGCCCGTTCCCTGGTGCACAACCCGGAGGTACTGATCTTGGATGAACCGGCATCCGGTTTGGACCCGCGAGCGCGGATCGAACTGCGGGAGATTTTGAAAGAGCTGCGTGACATGGGCAAGACGATCATCATCAGCTCGCACATCCTGCCAGAGCTGGCGGAAATGTGTGATGTCATCGGCATTATTGAAGAAGGCGATCTCGTCGCTTTTGGCCGAGTCGATGAAATCTACGCGAAAATGCAGGAAAAGCGCGTGCTGCGCATCCGCCTGACGGATCGGGTGGAGGAAGCGATGACGCGCTTGCGGGAAATGCCTGTGGTCTCTGGTGTAACCCGCGAAGGGAACTGGGTAGTGGTAGGCTTTGCCGGAAACGACGAACAGCAGGTGCACCTGCTCCACGATCTGACCACGGCAGGCTATCCAGTGGCAGCATTCAATGAGGCAGAAGGCAATCTGGAAGAAATCTTTTTGGAAATTACCAAGGGGGTGGGCTCATGA